In Nitrospira sp., one genomic interval encodes:
- a CDS encoding MerR family DNA-binding transcriptional regulator, with product MHHDQFLATCDAAKVLGCTPDNVRSLERRGRLSAMRTPGGRRIFRALDVERLAMERRGHPGEESAGN from the coding sequence ATGCATCATGACCAGTTCTTAGCCACTTGTGACGCAGCCAAGGTTCTTGGCTGTACACCAGACAACGTTCGCTCGCTAGAACGGAGAGGGCGCCTGTCCGCCATGCGGACACCAGGAGGTCGTCGAATCTTCCGTGCACTTGATGTCGAGAGGTTAGCGATGGAACGGCGAGGGCATCCAGGAGAGGAATCAGCGGGCAACTAA
- a CDS encoding recombinase family protein, translated as MKAVGYCRVSSEGQAKDGASLDAQQARIEAWSLANGCELATVHVDAGLSGGRADNRPALQAALAEACKLKAILVVYSLSRLARSTTDAIAISERLSKSGADLVSLSERIDSTSAAGKMVFRMLAVLAEFERDQVAERTRTALAHLRHQGKRISGRIPFGYSLAVNGVDLIPHAKEQEAIRLMQELRTQDCSLREIAAALTERGIPTKTRTAWSPESIRGILRKVV; from the coding sequence ATGAAAGCCGTCGGTTACTGTAGGGTTAGCAGCGAAGGGCAGGCCAAAGACGGTGCCTCCCTCGATGCGCAACAAGCCCGGATAGAAGCCTGGAGTCTCGCGAACGGATGCGAACTCGCCACTGTACACGTTGACGCGGGACTCTCTGGCGGGCGGGCCGATAATCGCCCCGCTCTGCAAGCCGCTCTGGCTGAAGCGTGCAAGCTGAAGGCCATCCTTGTTGTTTATTCGCTTTCCAGACTGGCGAGATCCACGACTGATGCGATTGCCATCAGCGAGCGCCTGTCCAAGAGCGGCGCCGACCTGGTTAGCCTCAGCGAGCGGATTGATTCGACGTCGGCTGCAGGGAAAATGGTCTTCCGGATGCTTGCCGTGTTGGCTGAATTCGAGCGCGACCAAGTGGCTGAGCGGACCAGGACTGCGCTGGCACATCTCCGCCACCAGGGTAAACGCATCAGCGGCCGCATTCCATTCGGATACAGCCTGGCAGTGAATGGGGTGGACCTGATCCCCCACGCTAAAGAACAGGAGGCGATTCGCCTAATGCAGGAACTGAGAACGCAAGACTGCAGCCTGCGCGAAATCGCAGCAGCTTTGACCGAAAGAGGCATACCCACTAAAACACGGACGGCCTGGAGCCCGGAATCTATCCGAGGAATCCTCAGAAAGGTAGTGTAA
- a CDS encoding leucine--tRNA ligase — MSKTYDHLTVEAKWQAYWEQHRPFRALDDASKPKFYCLDMFPYPSGSGLHVGHLEGYTATDIVSRYKRMRGFNVLHPMGWDAFGLPAEQYAVKTGVHPAVTTAQNIATFKRQMKRAGLSYDWDRELSTTDPDYYRWTQWIFLKLFERGLAYVAEVPVNWCPALGTVLANEEIVDGKSEVGGFDVVRKPMRQWVLKITAYAERLLDDLALVEWPASTLEMQKNWIGRSIGAEVDFPLADVHGNLRVFTTRPDTLFGATYMVLAPEHPLVEVVTAEAQRAQVTEYREAAARKSDLQRQELEKEKTGVFTGGFAVNPVTGERLPIWIADYVLMSYGTGAIMAVPAHDERDWAFATRYHLPIREVIAGGDVSRAAFVDTGRGKVVNSTRADGSLSIDGLVPADAIPKITAWLEAQGKGKRTVNYKLRDWLFARQRYWGEPFPVLWVEGQPQALPEEQLPLRLPEASNFKPSGTGESPLANLEDWLQTTDPRTGKPARRETNTMPQWAGSCWYYLRFIDPRNPRQLVDPVKEQYWMPVDLYIGGSEHAVLHLLYSRFWHKVLYDAGIVSTPEPFKKLVHQGIVLGEDNQKMSKSRGNVVNPDEMIDQFGADAVRLYEMFMGPLESMKPWSTRGVEGITRFLDRVWRLMVGEDGALSAAVVDRLPTAEQQRLLHYTIKKITDDIEALRFNTAISHMMVFTNEMTKLEQRSRALLEPFLLLLSPFAPHVTEELWERLGKAPCAGQQPWPAYDPALVVSDRLTIPIQVNGKLRAKVETEAGVSREQVEAKARTEIAEWLEGKVVKKVIYVEKKLINFVV; from the coding sequence ATGAGCAAGACCTACGATCACCTGACCGTCGAGGCCAAATGGCAGGCCTATTGGGAACAGCACCGTCCGTTCCGCGCGCTGGACGATGCGTCGAAACCCAAGTTCTATTGTCTCGACATGTTTCCCTATCCTTCTGGGTCCGGCCTCCATGTCGGGCACCTCGAAGGCTATACCGCGACCGACATTGTGTCCCGCTATAAACGCATGCGCGGGTTCAACGTGCTCCATCCGATGGGCTGGGACGCCTTCGGCCTACCGGCGGAGCAGTATGCGGTGAAGACCGGCGTCCATCCGGCCGTCACGACGGCGCAGAACATCGCGACGTTCAAACGCCAGATGAAGCGGGCCGGGTTGTCCTACGACTGGGACCGCGAACTCAGCACCACGGACCCGGACTACTATCGCTGGACACAATGGATCTTTCTCAAGCTCTTCGAGCGCGGCCTGGCCTACGTGGCGGAGGTGCCGGTCAATTGGTGCCCGGCGTTGGGCACCGTGTTGGCCAACGAAGAGATCGTCGATGGCAAGAGCGAGGTCGGCGGCTTCGATGTCGTTCGGAAACCCATGCGGCAGTGGGTCCTGAAGATCACCGCCTACGCCGAGCGGTTGCTCGATGACCTCGCCCTGGTCGAATGGCCGGCCAGCACCTTGGAAATGCAAAAGAACTGGATTGGCCGCTCCATCGGGGCGGAGGTTGATTTCCCCCTTGCCGATGTCCACGGCAATCTGCGGGTCTTCACGACGCGGCCCGACACCCTCTTCGGCGCGACCTACATGGTGTTGGCGCCCGAACATCCGCTGGTGGAGGTCGTGACTGCCGAAGCGCAGCGTGCCCAGGTGACGGAGTATCGGGAGGCCGCCGCGCGCAAGAGCGATTTGCAGCGCCAGGAATTGGAGAAGGAAAAAACCGGGGTATTCACGGGCGGCTTCGCCGTGAATCCCGTCACCGGTGAACGCTTGCCGATTTGGATTGCCGACTACGTGCTGATGAGCTACGGCACGGGAGCGATCATGGCGGTCCCGGCCCACGACGAACGAGACTGGGCCTTCGCCACCCGCTACCATCTGCCGATTCGGGAAGTCATCGCCGGTGGGGATGTCAGCCGCGCGGCCTTCGTCGACACGGGCCGTGGCAAGGTCGTGAATTCCACCAGAGCCGACGGTTCGTTGTCGATCGACGGCTTGGTTCCAGCGGACGCGATCCCGAAGATCACTGCCTGGCTTGAGGCGCAGGGCAAGGGAAAGAGGACCGTCAATTACAAGCTGCGTGACTGGCTTTTTGCCCGTCAGCGTTATTGGGGCGAACCCTTTCCGGTGCTGTGGGTCGAGGGACAGCCGCAAGCCTTGCCGGAAGAACAGCTGCCGCTGCGTTTGCCCGAAGCCAGCAACTTCAAACCGTCGGGAACGGGGGAAAGTCCCCTCGCGAATCTGGAGGACTGGCTCCAGACCACGGATCCCCGCACGGGCAAACCCGCTCGGCGCGAAACGAATACCATGCCGCAATGGGCCGGGTCTTGCTGGTACTACCTGCGGTTCATCGATCCTCGGAATCCGCGGCAGCTGGTCGATCCGGTCAAGGAACAATATTGGATGCCGGTGGACCTCTATATCGGCGGCAGCGAACATGCGGTGTTGCATCTGCTCTACAGCCGGTTCTGGCACAAGGTGCTGTATGACGCGGGCATCGTCTCGACGCCCGAGCCGTTCAAAAAGTTGGTCCACCAGGGCATCGTGCTGGGTGAGGACAATCAAAAGATGTCCAAGTCGCGCGGGAATGTCGTGAATCCCGACGAGATGATCGATCAGTTCGGGGCCGATGCGGTGCGGCTCTACGAAATGTTCATGGGGCCGTTGGAATCGATGAAGCCCTGGAGCACGCGGGGGGTGGAAGGCATCACGCGTTTCCTCGACCGGGTCTGGCGATTGATGGTCGGGGAGGACGGTGCCCTGAGCGCTGCGGTGGTCGATAGGCTGCCGACGGCCGAGCAGCAGCGACTCCTGCATTACACGATCAAGAAAATCACCGACGATATCGAGGCATTGCGCTTCAACACCGCCATCTCGCATATGATGGTCTTCACCAATGAGATGACCAAGCTGGAGCAGCGCTCCAGGGCCCTGTTGGAACCCTTCCTGCTGCTGCTCTCGCCCTTTGCGCCCCACGTGACCGAGGAGCTGTGGGAGCGGCTGGGCAAGGCGCCCTGCGCCGGTCAGCAACCCTGGCCCGCGTATGATCCGGCGTTGGTCGTGAGCGACCGGCTGACGATTCCGATTCAGGTCAACGGCAAACTGCGGGCGAAAGTAGAGACCGAGGCAGGTGTCTCGCGTGAGCAGGTGGAGGCTAAGGCCAGGACCGAGATTGCCGAGTGGCTCGAGGGAAAGGTCGTGAAGAAGGTCATCTATGTCGAGAAGAAGCTGATCAACTTCGTGGTGTGA
- a CDS encoding helix-turn-helix domain-containing protein, with product MRQHQPNALQPDVSLEERGCLTLAASSALQLPGYLDLKALAGYSSCSVRWLRDRLTDPLAPLPHHRIGGKILIRREDFDVWINQFRTVRPSTELGTLVDDVLDGLFSKQLSW from the coding sequence ATGAGACAGCATCAACCGAATGCCTTACAACCAGATGTGTCATTGGAGGAACGAGGATGCTTAACGCTGGCTGCCTCGTCAGCCCTGCAACTTCCGGGATACCTCGACTTGAAGGCCTTGGCCGGTTACAGTTCGTGCTCGGTTCGCTGGTTGCGGGACCGCCTGACCGATCCTCTGGCCCCTCTGCCCCATCATCGTATCGGAGGCAAGATTCTCATCCGTCGAGAGGACTTCGATGTCTGGATCAATCAGTTCCGAACAGTTCGGCCCTCGACGGAGTTAGGCACACTCGTTGATGATGTCCTGGACGGTTTGTTCAGCAAACAGCTGTCTTGGTAG
- the dnaB gene encoding replicative DNA helicase, whose product MLTCDTPRIQPHDADAERAILGAILLNPAALVKAQELLGLNDWYDGRHRRIFAAMASLAAAGDVIDLLTVGNALEQSGQLSAVGGRAGLAELLSAVGSSANIASHARIVRDHAIRRVLIGFAAQVSEGAYRNEPAENLLRETQQKLFALASGREERSWMTLDYIVRETVDFVDQMAKRKDVGALVGIPTGFASMDELLGGWQRSDLIILAARPSMGKTSLALSSALAAAKNGARVGILSLEMSRRQIGLRLHGMGAAIDLHALRSGRLTPRGWNALATVSNELEVLPMWIDDSTQLTVEQVAAKARNLHASTGLDLLVVDYLQLLQVSTAETRQQGIADASRALKLLAKELDIPVIALSQLSRACDSRDDPRPMLSDLRDSGAIEQDADVVVFIYREEVYNRATSEKGVAEILIRKQRNGPIGDRRLLFREQYAKFEDLPAD is encoded by the coding sequence ATGCTGACCTGTGATACCCCACGCATCCAGCCACATGATGCCGATGCCGAGCGTGCCATCCTAGGTGCGATCTTGCTCAATCCAGCAGCACTGGTCAAAGCTCAGGAATTGTTGGGCCTGAACGATTGGTATGATGGTCGTCATCGGCGGATATTCGCCGCCATGGCATCACTAGCTGCGGCAGGCGACGTGATTGACCTTCTCACGGTGGGCAATGCGCTAGAGCAATCGGGGCAGCTTAGCGCGGTGGGAGGACGTGCCGGACTGGCGGAGTTGTTGTCAGCTGTAGGATCTTCCGCGAATATCGCGTCGCATGCTCGCATCGTCCGAGATCATGCCATCAGGCGAGTCCTCATTGGATTCGCAGCCCAAGTCAGTGAGGGCGCCTACCGGAACGAACCCGCCGAGAACCTCCTCCGGGAAACACAACAGAAACTCTTTGCACTAGCTTCCGGCCGCGAGGAGCGAAGCTGGATGACGCTCGATTACATTGTCCGCGAGACTGTGGACTTTGTAGACCAGATGGCGAAGCGCAAAGACGTGGGCGCGTTGGTCGGGATACCCACTGGCTTTGCATCAATGGATGAGTTATTGGGGGGCTGGCAGCGATCGGACCTCATCATTCTCGCTGCCCGCCCCAGCATGGGAAAAACCTCCCTTGCCCTGAGCTCTGCGCTTGCGGCAGCCAAGAACGGTGCTCGGGTTGGCATTTTGTCACTGGAAATGTCGCGTCGTCAGATCGGGCTTCGACTCCACGGAATGGGAGCCGCAATCGATCTCCACGCCTTACGAAGCGGACGACTGACTCCACGCGGATGGAACGCCCTCGCTACTGTCTCCAATGAGCTGGAAGTCCTGCCGATGTGGATTGATGACTCCACACAGCTCACCGTGGAACAAGTCGCCGCGAAAGCCAGAAACCTTCATGCCTCAACAGGGCTGGACTTGCTCGTGGTGGACTATCTTCAATTGCTCCAAGTTTCCACGGCAGAAACGCGACAGCAAGGCATTGCGGATGCCTCACGGGCGCTCAAGTTGTTGGCCAAGGAGCTGGACATCCCAGTCATCGCGCTCTCCCAACTTTCTCGAGCATGCGATAGCCGCGATGATCCACGCCCCATGCTCTCTGACCTTCGAGACTCCGGCGCCATTGAGCAGGATGCCGATGTCGTCGTGTTCATCTATCGAGAAGAAGTCTACAACCGCGCTACGTCGGAAAAGGGAGTGGCAGAGATCCTTATTCGAAAGCAGCGGAACGGGCCTATTGGAGACCGAAGGCTTTTGTTCCGTGAGCAATATGCCAAGTTTGAGGATCTGCCGGCGGACTGA
- the rpsT gene encoding 30S ribosomal protein S20, translating into MPVVHKSTIRRARQSEKRRLRNRATLSAVRSVIRKVQDAIAAKKPDEAKTSLRQATAALSKAVTKGVLKQNTASRRVSRLTTRVNALTASHA; encoded by the coding sequence ATGCCAGTTGTTCACAAATCGACGATCCGACGGGCCCGTCAATCCGAAAAGCGCCGATTGCGTAACCGCGCCACGCTGAGCGCGGTCCGCAGCGTCATCCGTAAGGTTCAGGACGCCATTGCGGCCAAGAAGCCCGACGAAGCCAAGACCTCGTTGCGGCAAGCGACCGCGGCGTTGAGCAAGGCCGTCACCAAGGGTGTCTTGAAGCAGAACACGGCGTCGCGCCGCGTTTCCCGATTGACCACCCGCGTGAACGCCCTCACCGCTTCCCACGCGTAA
- a CDS encoding class I SAM-dependent methyltransferase produces MDWVLRGERFQAERRTLLSATHGVVLEIGFGTGLNVPHYPAAVTALHAADPAPLLPERVASRTAPAPFPVFFTAVNAERLPYDDAMFDCAVSTFTLCTIPDPIAALREVRRVLKPAGRLLFLEHGRSDDPGVACWQDRLNPLQNIVGCGCHLNRRIDQLIIQAGFRLSQLDRYVLSGVPRIGGELYRGQAVPATTSALPHPPTSPSA; encoded by the coding sequence ATGGACTGGGTGTTGCGGGGCGAACGGTTTCAAGCCGAGCGCCGCACTCTCCTGAGCGCCACGCATGGGGTCGTGCTGGAAATCGGGTTCGGAACCGGACTGAACGTGCCTCACTATCCCGCTGCGGTTACGGCCCTCCACGCAGCCGATCCGGCCCCCCTGCTGCCGGAACGGGTGGCCTCCCGGACGGCACCGGCGCCGTTTCCGGTCTTCTTCACGGCGGTGAACGCAGAGCGCCTCCCCTACGACGATGCGATGTTCGACTGCGCGGTCAGCACCTTCACCCTCTGCACGATTCCCGATCCGATCGCCGCGCTCCGCGAAGTGCGACGCGTGCTCAAGCCGGCAGGACGCCTGCTGTTCCTCGAACATGGCCGAAGCGACGATCCCGGCGTCGCCTGTTGGCAGGATCGGCTGAATCCGCTGCAAAACATCGTGGGCTGCGGCTGCCATCTCAATCGACGGATCGATCAACTCATCATTCAAGCGGGCTTTCGGCTGTCACAGCTGGATCGATACGTCCTCTCAGGTGTCCCTCGGATCGGCGGGGAATTGTACCGGGGGCAGGCCGTCCCCGCCACGACCTCAGCACTGCCCCATCCGCCCACGTCTCCGTCGGCATAA
- the pyrF gene encoding orotidine-5'-phosphate decarboxylase: MMTAVDARDRLIVALDVPSAAEAEALVDRLGEQVRFVKVGLELYTVAGPDIVRKLVDRGKRVFLDLKFLDIEETVRRATARVAAMGVTFLTIHANRKALVAAVQGRGESPLKLLAVTVLTNFDGQDLQDMGIQRTVQDLVTARAALAAEVGCDGVVASGQEPQAIRAKVASDLLIVTPGVRPTGKGIDDHARVTTPTQTIAAGADYLVIGRPIRDAQDPRQATAAILEEMQAAFDGKGR; encoded by the coding sequence ATGATGACCGCCGTTGATGCAAGAGATCGGTTGATCGTGGCATTGGATGTGCCCTCCGCCGCGGAGGCGGAAGCGTTGGTGGATAGACTGGGGGAGCAAGTCCGGTTCGTGAAGGTCGGGCTGGAGCTGTATACGGTGGCCGGGCCCGACATCGTGCGGAAATTGGTCGACCGGGGCAAACGCGTGTTTCTGGATCTCAAGTTCCTCGACATCGAGGAAACCGTCCGTCGCGCCACGGCGCGGGTAGCGGCCATGGGGGTGACGTTCTTGACGATCCATGCCAACCGCAAGGCGTTGGTTGCGGCGGTACAGGGACGGGGAGAGTCGCCGCTGAAGTTATTGGCCGTGACGGTGCTGACCAATTTTGATGGTCAGGATTTGCAGGATATGGGCATTCAGCGGACTGTCCAGGATCTGGTGACCGCCCGCGCCGCCTTGGCCGCCGAAGTTGGGTGCGACGGGGTGGTGGCTTCCGGGCAGGAGCCGCAGGCCATTCGCGCCAAGGTGGCCTCCGACCTCCTGATCGTGACGCCGGGGGTGCGGCCGACAGGCAAGGGGATCGACGACCATGCTCGGGTGACGACACCGACCCAAACGATTGCGGCCGGCGCGGATTATCTGGTAATCGGACGTCCCATTCGCGATGCGCAGGACCCTCGGCAGGCAACCGCTGCGATTCTGGAGGAGATGCAGGCGGCTTTCGACGGGAAAGGTCGGTGA
- the holA gene encoding DNA polymerase III subunit delta produces MSTSVMSLELAESLKRAGIQPVYAVVGEEDYLRDKSVAAIRAAALGAEAECGFNYDVFYGDDAALEDVLACAAEVPVFAGRRVVVYKSAEKLSAREGDKLLSYLSAPNETTTLIVTSAKLDGRLKWTQALGKRAVTVNCAPLREGQLPSWIRQEAAALGLKVHEEAIPLLKEVGGESLYAVRRELEKLAAYVPAGQMLQPSDVEALRGTEPGASVFDLVNAIAAHDAGRAIRILARNLENGEAPLRILGALIWQYRRLWKIKEQVGSGGREGEAARQFRLDPAKVRGFLERFSDAHLAQAFHCFLETDSKLKGGSGSAPVRVMEDLLLRLCGRPATASPRTGPAQAETPVTRPSKSRPVSNVRTVTRGKR; encoded by the coding sequence ATGAGTACCTCGGTCATGAGCCTGGAGTTGGCGGAGTCCCTGAAGCGGGCCGGCATCCAGCCGGTCTATGCCGTCGTGGGCGAAGAAGACTATCTGCGCGATAAGTCCGTTGCAGCCATCCGGGCCGCCGCGTTGGGCGCGGAGGCCGAGTGCGGATTCAATTACGATGTCTTTTACGGCGACGATGCAGCGCTTGAAGATGTGTTGGCCTGCGCGGCGGAGGTGCCGGTGTTCGCGGGGCGGCGCGTGGTGGTATACAAGTCGGCCGAAAAGCTGTCGGCGCGAGAGGGAGACAAACTGTTGTCCTACCTGTCGGCTCCAAACGAGACGACCACGCTGATCGTGACCAGCGCCAAGCTCGACGGTCGGCTCAAATGGACGCAGGCGCTGGGAAAACGTGCAGTGACCGTGAATTGCGCGCCGTTACGCGAGGGACAACTGCCGTCCTGGATCAGGCAGGAGGCGGCGGCTTTGGGGCTGAAGGTGCATGAGGAGGCCATACCGCTCCTCAAGGAAGTGGGCGGCGAGTCTCTGTATGCGGTCCGGCGAGAACTGGAAAAGCTGGCTGCCTATGTGCCCGCCGGTCAGATGCTTCAACCGTCGGACGTAGAGGCACTCCGTGGGACCGAGCCCGGCGCGTCCGTGTTCGATCTCGTGAATGCCATCGCCGCGCATGATGCCGGGCGCGCCATACGGATTTTAGCCAGAAACCTGGAGAACGGGGAGGCGCCGTTGCGTATTCTCGGTGCCCTGATCTGGCAATACCGTCGACTGTGGAAAATCAAAGAGCAGGTCGGCTCAGGCGGTCGAGAGGGGGAGGCGGCTCGGCAGTTTCGTCTGGATCCTGCCAAGGTGCGGGGCTTTTTGGAACGATTCTCCGACGCGCATCTCGCGCAGGCGTTTCACTGCTTTCTGGAAACCGACTCGAAGCTCAAGGGCGGCAGCGGCAGCGCGCCTGTCCGTGTCATGGAGGATCTGCTGCTGCGGCTGTGCGGCCGGCCGGCAACGGCTTCGCCTCGCACGGGCCCTGCCCAAGCGGAGACACCGGTCACGCGACCGTCGAAGTCGAGACCGGTGTCGAACGTGAGAACAGTTACGCGTGGGAAGCGGTGA